The Phycisphaeraceae bacterium genome contains the following window.
GGTTCCCTCCTCGACGACGCGACCACCCTTGAGCACGAGAATGCGATCGGCCTCACGGATGGTGCTCAATCGATGGGCGATGACGAAGGTGGTGCGATGCCGCACGAGCGAGGCGATCGCCTCCTGGATGCGTCGCTCGCTCTCACTGTCGAGGTTGCTGGTCGCTTCATCGAGGATGAGCAGTCGTGGATCGGCGAGGATGGCTCTCGCCACGGCGATCCGCTGCCGCTGACCTCCCGAGAGGCGCACCCCGCGCTCGCCGATGAGAGTCTCGTAGCGCTGGGGCAGGGACTCGATCCAGTCGGCGATCGCGGCAGAACGGGCGGCGGCGGCAATCTCAGCGGCCGTCGCATCGCGCCGACCGAAGGCGATGTTCTCCGCGATGGTGCCATCGAAGAGGAAGACATCCTGTTCGACGATCCCCAGCAGCGAGCGATAGCCCGAGAGCGTCCAGTCGCGGAGATCGGTGCCGTCAAGCAGGATCTCACCGGCCGTCGGGTCGAACATTCGTGCGATCAGGTTGCAGAGCGTCGTCTTGCCGGCGCCACTCGCACCGACGAGGGCGACCATCTCACCGGCTTCGGCGCGGAATGAGACGCCGCGCAGGACTTCCTCGGTGGCGCCGGGATACTTGAAGTGAAGATCGCGCACCTCGATGATTCCTCGGATGCGCGCCGAATCGGGCACTCGCGCTCCGGGCCGATCGGGCAGCTCGCGCGATTCGCCGAGGAGGTCGAGCACGCGATCGAAGCCTGCAAGATTCGTCTGGAGCGAGGTGGCGCTCGTCGCCAGCGCCTCGAGTGGCCCGAGAAGCATGACGAGGTAGGTGAGAAAGAGGACGAGGTCGCCGGGAGTCAGCCGACCCTGGAGCACCTGCCAGCCGCCGTAGAGAAGGAGGAGCGCACTCGCAATGGGGATCATCAGCTCCCAGGCGAGTTCGATGCCTCGGCTCCACCACCACGCGAGCAGTTCCTGGCGAGCCATCAGGTGCGTTCCCGTGGCGAAGCGGCGCGTTTCGCTGCGCTCACGCGCGAAGCCGCGGACTACGCGCACTCCAGCGAAGACCTCGGCAGCGTGTGCATCGATGTCGCTGCGCTGCGCGCGAATGTCGCGGAAGATCGGGCGAATCCTCCCGATCCAGGTCCGGTGGGTCAGCCAGACGATCGGAAAGAGAATGAGGGAGCCGAGCAGCAGGCGCCAATCGGTGAAGGCGAGAATCGTCAGCACACCGAGAAGCTGGATGACGGCGCGCCAGGGGTTGTAGATGAGACTGAAGAGCAGTTCGGCGATGCCTCCGGCATCTTCGCGAATGAGGCTCGCGGCGCCGCCCGACTTGAGCGCATAGACCCGATCAAGCGGAAGGTGAACCGAGTGCTGGAAGACCCGTCGGCGCATGTCACTCTGGAGGAGCTTCGTCACGCGAGTCGCCTGCCAGCGCCCTGCCAGATGGACGAGCGCCCTGGCGACCGAGAGAAGGATCACGCCCACGCTCAGGGCGATCAGCAGATTGAAGCGATCATCGACGATGGCGCTCGGCAGCCGCTCCGCAATCACGGGCGGAAGTGGATCGCCGAGGAAGACATTGTCGACGGCGAACTTCGTGGCGGCGGGTGGAACGAGGCCGACGATGGTGGCAAAGGTCAGGGTGCCGAGCGCGAAAGTGATGGCGGTCCGATGCGGCGCAAGGAGCCCGACAAACGCTCGAACAAGCGCCCACGCTGAGCGGGCGCGGCGGTGGCTGCGCTCCGAACCCTCCCGCGTGATCGTGGCTGGCGCCGACTTCGCGCGGCGTTCGCGGACGCGCCGGAGATAGGCGGCGAATCGGCGTCGG
Protein-coding sequences here:
- a CDS encoding ABC transporter ATP-binding protein, yielding MPGAESSSRRRFAAYLRRVRERRAKSAPATITREGSERSHRRARSAWALVRAFVGLLAPHRTAITFALGTLTFATIVGLVPPAATKFAVDNVFLGDPLPPVIAERLPSAIVDDRFNLLIALSVGVILLSVARALVHLAGRWQATRVTKLLQSDMRRRVFQHSVHLPLDRVYALKSGGAASLIREDAGGIAELLFSLIYNPWRAVIQLLGVLTILAFTDWRLLLGSLILFPIVWLTHRTWIGRIRPIFRDIRAQRSDIDAHAAEVFAGVRVVRGFARERSETRRFATGTHLMARQELLAWWWSRGIELAWELMIPIASALLLLYGGWQVLQGRLTPGDLVLFLTYLVMLLGPLEALATSATSLQTNLAGFDRVLDLLGESRELPDRPGARVPDSARIRGIIEVRDLHFKYPGATEEVLRGVSFRAEAGEMVALVGASGAGKTTLCNLIARMFDPTAGEILLDGTDLRDWTLSGYRSLLGIVEQDVFLFDGTIAENIAFGRRDATAAEIAAAARSAAIADWIESLPQRYETLIGERGVRLSGGQRQRIAVARAILADPRLLILDEATSNLDSESERRIQEAIASLVRHRTTFVIAHRLSTIREADRILVLKGGRVVEEGTHDALLARGGIYRDMVAAQTARPEREASPAPNAFEATGAAVQDAASDGGTSTSA